In a single window of the Mycobacterium bourgelatii genome:
- a CDS encoding TetR/AcrR family transcriptional regulator, giving the protein MNSRVIAAVERALDDRHRGATEEVERILAAAVRVMERVAPEPPRVSDIVAEAGSSNKAFYRYFAGKDDLILAVMERGVAIVVSYLEHQMAKESRPQDKVARWIEGTLAQVADPHLLSMSRAAAGQLTGATGGGTASQEMMRPLRDLLVEPITELGSDDVDRDVEAVFGCTTATMRRYVGSTDRPAPADIEHLVRFCLRGLGVD; this is encoded by the coding sequence ATGAACAGCAGGGTCATTGCGGCCGTCGAACGCGCACTCGACGACCGTCACCGCGGCGCCACCGAGGAGGTGGAACGCATCCTGGCGGCGGCGGTACGGGTAATGGAACGGGTGGCGCCCGAGCCGCCGCGGGTGAGCGACATCGTCGCCGAAGCGGGCTCGTCGAACAAGGCGTTCTACCGGTATTTTGCGGGCAAGGACGACCTCATCCTGGCCGTCATGGAACGCGGGGTGGCGATCGTCGTGTCGTACCTCGAGCACCAAATGGCCAAGGAGTCCCGGCCACAGGACAAGGTGGCGCGCTGGATCGAAGGCACCCTGGCCCAGGTTGCCGACCCGCACCTGCTGAGCATGAGCCGGGCGGCCGCGGGACAACTGACCGGCGCCACCGGAGGGGGCACCGCCTCCCAGGAGATGATGCGGCCGCTGCGGGATCTGCTTGTCGAGCCGATCACGGAGTTGGGCAGCGACGACGTCGATCGCGATGTCGAGGCCGTCTTCGGCTGCACGACGGCAACCATGCGACGATACGTGGGCTCGACCGACCGTCCTGCGCCGGCGGATATCGAGCATCTGGTGCGATTCTGCTTACGCGGGTTGGGAGTTGATTGA
- a CDS encoding NADPH:quinone oxidoreductase family protein: protein MHAIVCRAYGPPEDLVLDEVDDPVAGPGQVLVRVHAAAVNFPDVLFIAGKYQVKIPPPFIPGNEIAGEVIAAGEGASFQPGQRVFGTTFGAFAELALLESSVATPLPDDADFASGAAFGVTYRTAYHALRSTAGVAAGDWVVVLGAAGGVGLAAVDLAVALGARVLAAASSPEKLELCRQRGAEATVDYDREDLKSRIRELTGDSARVVIDPVGGKYAEPALRGLARGGTFVTLGYAAGSIPAIPLNLVLLKDLTVRGMEIRTFMAEHPDEYARDIEELSHLFTAGKVRPYIGARFPLAETPAALRYVAERKVLGKVVIDV, encoded by the coding sequence ATGCATGCGATCGTCTGCCGTGCCTACGGGCCGCCAGAGGACCTGGTCCTCGACGAGGTTGACGACCCCGTGGCCGGTCCCGGCCAGGTGCTGGTCCGGGTGCACGCGGCGGCGGTCAATTTTCCCGACGTTCTTTTCATCGCGGGCAAGTACCAGGTCAAGATTCCGCCGCCGTTCATACCTGGCAATGAGATCGCCGGTGAAGTGATCGCCGCGGGCGAGGGTGCATCGTTCCAGCCGGGCCAGCGGGTGTTCGGCACCACGTTCGGTGCGTTCGCCGAATTGGCGCTGCTCGAGTCGAGCGTGGCGACGCCGCTGCCCGACGACGCCGACTTCGCCTCGGGGGCGGCGTTCGGCGTCACCTACCGCACCGCCTACCACGCGCTGCGCTCCACCGCCGGTGTGGCGGCCGGGGATTGGGTCGTCGTTCTGGGCGCGGCGGGCGGGGTGGGTCTGGCGGCCGTCGATCTTGCGGTGGCCCTTGGCGCGCGTGTGCTGGCGGCGGCTTCCAGCCCGGAAAAACTCGAGTTGTGCCGGCAGCGTGGGGCCGAAGCGACCGTCGACTACGACCGCGAGGATCTGAAGTCACGCATTCGGGAGCTCACCGGAGACAGCGCCCGGGTGGTCATCGACCCGGTCGGCGGTAAGTATGCGGAGCCGGCGTTGCGCGGTCTGGCACGCGGCGGGACGTTCGTCACCCTTGGCTATGCGGCCGGCAGCATCCCGGCGATTCCCCTCAATCTTGTTCTGCTCAAGGACCTTACGGTGCGCGGCATGGAGATTCGCACGTTCATGGCCGAGCATCCGGACGAGTACGCGCGTGACATCGAAGAGTTGTCGCACCTGTTCACCGCCGGCAAGGTGCGCCCGTACATCGGCGCCCGCTTTCCGCTGGCGGAAACACCCGCGGCGCTGCGCTATGTAGCCGAGCGCAAAGTGCTCGGCAAGGTAGTCATCGACGTCTAG
- a CDS encoding SDR family NAD(P)-dependent oxidoreductase → MGYADQLFDLTDRVVLITGGSRGLGREMAFAAARCGADVVIASRKMDNCVATAKEIEAETGRTAMPYQVHVGRWEQLDGLVDAVYEKFGKVDTLINNAGMQPLYDKLSNVSEKLFDAILNLNFKGPFRLSALVGERMVAAGRGSIINVSSAGSLRPSPDIVPYASAKAALNAMTEGMARAFGPTVRVNTLMAGPFLTDVSKAWNLEQDTTNRFAHLSLQRAGNPAEIVGAALFLASDASSFTTGSIVRADGGIP, encoded by the coding sequence ATGGGTTATGCCGACCAGCTTTTCGACCTCACCGATCGGGTGGTGCTGATCACCGGCGGCAGCCGCGGGTTGGGCCGGGAGATGGCGTTCGCGGCGGCCCGGTGCGGGGCCGACGTGGTGATCGCCAGCCGCAAGATGGACAACTGCGTGGCCACGGCCAAGGAGATCGAGGCCGAGACCGGACGCACCGCCATGCCCTACCAGGTGCACGTGGGCCGCTGGGAGCAACTCGACGGCCTGGTCGACGCGGTCTACGAAAAGTTCGGCAAGGTCGACACTTTGATCAACAACGCCGGCATGCAACCGCTCTACGACAAGCTGAGCAACGTCAGCGAGAAACTGTTCGACGCGATCCTCAATCTCAACTTCAAGGGCCCGTTTCGACTTTCGGCGCTGGTGGGCGAACGGATGGTGGCGGCTGGGCGCGGATCCATCATCAACGTGAGTTCGGCGGGGTCGTTGCGCCCAAGTCCCGACATCGTCCCCTATGCGTCGGCAAAGGCTGCACTCAATGCGATGACCGAGGGGATGGCCCGAGCATTCGGACCTACCGTCCGGGTCAACACCTTGATGGCCGGCCCCTTCCTGACCGACGTCAGCAAAGCCTGGAACCTCGAGCAGGACACCACCAACAGGTTCGCGCACCTCTCGCTGCAGCGCGCCGGCAACCCGGCCGAAATCGTCGGCGCCGCGTTGTTTTTGGCGTCCGACGCGTCCAGCTTCACCACCGGCTCCATCGTGCGGGCCGACGGCGGAATCCCGTAA
- a CDS encoding acyl-CoA dehydrogenase family protein gives MPWDFSTEPEFEKKLEWVREFVREEVEPLEVLFPGCEFLPLNEERRRIVDPLKQQVRDQGLWAPHLGPELGGQGFGAVKLTLINEILGRSPWASIVFGTQAPDTGNAEILARFGTQEQKDRYLAGLLSGEIFSCFSMTEPQGGSDPRVFKTQAVRDGDDWVITGRKFFSSNASVASFFIVVAITDPDVPVHRGASTFLVPAGAEGLTIEADYHLVGADAHEPGHSLVRYDGVRVGPDALLGEPGQGFLILQTRLAGGRLHHAMRSIGVAQRAVEMMSRRAKSRFTQGSPLADKQLVQEFIADSYTELIPFRLTVLHAAWLIDNGHEQAARTEIAACKILASQVLKSIALRAIQVHGALGLTDQLPLVNALLGGIALGLADGPTEAHKVNLAKMLLRGYDAEDAEWPSELRDVRREAARKKYGDLVDRVPALPD, from the coding sequence ATGCCTTGGGACTTTTCCACCGAACCGGAGTTCGAGAAGAAACTCGAATGGGTCCGCGAATTCGTGCGGGAAGAGGTGGAGCCACTGGAAGTGCTGTTCCCGGGATGCGAATTCCTGCCGCTCAACGAGGAACGACGCCGCATCGTCGATCCGCTCAAGCAGCAGGTGCGCGACCAGGGTTTGTGGGCGCCACATCTGGGACCCGAGTTGGGCGGGCAGGGTTTTGGTGCGGTCAAGCTGACGCTGATCAACGAGATCCTGGGCCGTAGCCCGTGGGCGTCCATCGTTTTCGGTACCCAGGCCCCCGACACCGGCAACGCGGAGATCCTGGCCCGGTTCGGCACCCAGGAGCAGAAGGACCGCTATCTGGCAGGACTGTTGTCCGGGGAGATCTTCTCCTGTTTCTCGATGACCGAACCCCAAGGTGGTTCCGACCCAAGGGTTTTCAAGACCCAAGCCGTGCGGGACGGTGACGACTGGGTGATCACCGGGCGAAAGTTCTTCTCGTCCAACGCTTCCGTCGCGTCGTTCTTCATCGTGGTCGCCATCACCGATCCCGACGTGCCCGTCCATCGCGGCGCCTCGACGTTCCTGGTCCCGGCCGGTGCCGAGGGACTGACCATCGAAGCCGACTACCACCTCGTCGGAGCGGACGCGCACGAACCCGGCCACTCCCTGGTGCGCTACGACGGCGTGCGGGTGGGTCCGGACGCGCTGCTCGGCGAGCCGGGCCAGGGCTTCCTGATCCTGCAGACCCGACTGGCCGGCGGGCGACTACATCACGCGATGCGGTCGATCGGGGTCGCGCAGCGGGCCGTCGAGATGATGTCGCGGCGCGCGAAAAGCCGGTTCACCCAGGGCAGTCCGCTGGCCGACAAGCAGTTGGTGCAGGAGTTCATCGCCGACTCGTACACCGAGTTGATCCCGTTCCGACTCACCGTGCTGCACGCCGCCTGGCTGATCGACAACGGCCACGAACAGGCCGCGCGCACCGAGATCGCGGCGTGCAAGATCCTGGCGTCGCAAGTGCTCAAGTCGATCGCATTGCGCGCCATCCAAGTCCACGGTGCGCTCGGGCTCACCGATCAACTGCCCCTGGTCAATGCGCTGCTCGGCGGCATCGCGCTCGGCCTGGCCGACGGGCCGACCGAGGCACACAAGGTCAACCTGGCCAAGATGCTGCTCAGGGGTTATGACGCCGAGGACGCGGAATGGCCAAGCGAACTGCGCGATGTCCGTCGCGAGGCCGCCCGCAAGAAGTACGGCGACCTCGTCGATCGTGTGCCGGCACTGCCTGATTAG